A window of the Miscanthus floridulus cultivar M001 chromosome 14, ASM1932011v1, whole genome shotgun sequence genome harbors these coding sequences:
- the LOC136502758 gene encoding acyl-CoA-binding domain-containing protein 5-like isoform X2: MFGFSRRRGKLGRSKGDPSDPLNSSRSPVVPSKHLSLPNGYDAVMTSVSGRADDLSYRCLSDAFDPDERTFNISENWTVLSTEGDKPIPRFYHAAAIVSSKMVVFGGDSGQRLLDDTKILNLEKLTWDSVPPKVCPSPSGHSMKLPACKGHCLVPWGNSVILVGGKTEPASDRLSVWTFNTETELWSLIEAKGDIPAARSGHTVIRAGATLILFGGEDTKGKKRHDLHMFDLKSSTWLPLNYKGTGPSPRSNHVATLYDDRILLIFGGHSKSKTLNDLYSLDFDTMVWSRVKTHGPHPSPRAGCSGTLCGTKWYIAGGASKKKRHAETWVFDVLQSKWSVCVVPPSSSITTKKGFSMVPFYHRDKIALIAFGGNKKEPSNKVEVLVVLQNEHSFSWRSAPEVDRVLYEYSPSNKELADHLNKCAPLYSNSSIARHSLTSVIEHPPRREPLSESLLKQSSLGTSLHGQLDQVEECSLGQKLQKPIDDDRYDDVDDDSSCQDSTPKGNRSKRTGPGTQNDNVRRIARCSSDVSQSHLYNTKIADLIRRNTTLEDKLSTALASKDQLEKSLSSVIHSREQLEKMLANKDKEAEMLKEKIACLELAQEESNSLSNTVHADNVRLEREVAFLKAVTDETQKELHSTRRVLAGEQSRAFQLQVEVFHLKQRLQILEGRSGTPTKQPL; the protein is encoded by the exons ATGTTTGGTTTCTCGCGGCGACGGGGGAAACTTGGAAG GTCGAAGGGTGACCCAAGTGATCCTTTGAACAGCTCTAGGAGTCCTGTTGTCCCCAGTAAACACCTCAGTCTGCCCAAT gGGTATGACGCAGTTATGACATCAGTGAGTGGCCGCGCAGATGATCTTTCCTACCGCTGCTTGTCCGATGCCTTTGATCCTGACGAACGCACTTTCAATATTTCAGAAAATTGGACTGTGCTGTCCACAGAGGGAGATAAACCTATTCCTCGTTTCTAT CATGCAGCAGCCATTGTAAGTAGCAAGATGGTAGTGTTTGGTGGTGATTCTGGTCAACGCTTATTAGATGACACAAAG ATACTGAATTTAGAGAAGCTTACTTGGGATTCTGTGCCTCCTAAAGTTTGCCCATCGCCAAGCGGACATTCAATGAAGTTGCCAGCCTGCAAAGGTCATTGTCTG GTTCCATGGGGAAATAGTGTCATTCTTGTCGGAGGTAAAACTGAGCCTGCTTCTGATCGTTTATCAG TATGGACGTTCAATACCGAAACGGAGCTTTGGTCACTTATTGAAGCCAAGGGTGATATCCCT GCAGCTCGAAGTGGCCACACGGTGATTAGAGCTGGTGCTACATTGATACTTTTTGGCGGTGAGGACACAAAAGGAAAGAAACGGCATGACCTTCACATGTTTGATCTGAAGTCATCAACATGGCTTCCATTGAACTATAA AGGCACTGGACCTTCTCCAAGATCCAATCATGTCGCTACACTGTATGATGATAGGATCCTTCTAATTTTTGGAGGCCACTCAAAATCCAAGACACTTAATGACTTGTATTCCTTAGATTTTGATACA ATGGTATGGTCAAGAGTGAAGACTCATGGTCCTCACCCATCACCTCGAGCTGGTTGCAGCGGAACTCTGTGTGGAACTAAGTGGTACATAGCTGGGGGTGCAAGCAAGAAAAAAA GACATGCGGAAACCTGGGTTTTTGATGTTCTACAATCTAAGTGGTCTGTTTGTGTAGTACCCCCTAGTTCATCAATTACTACAAAAAAA GGTTTCAGCATGGTTCCTTTCTACCACAGAGACAAGATTGCACTTATTGCATTTGGAGGGAACAAAAAAGAGCCGTCCAACAAG GTTGAAGTATTAGTGGTACTGCAAAATGAGCATTCTTTTAGTTGGCGTTCGGCCCCAGAAGTGGACCGTGTGCTGTACGAGTACTCTCCAAGCAATAAGGAGCTTGCTGATCATCTCAACAAATGTGCCCCCTTGTACTCTAACAGTTCCATCGCAAGGCATAGTCTCACTTCTGTGATAGAACACCCTCCTAGAAGGGAACCCCTCTCTGAGTCATTGTTGAAGCAGTCCAGTTTGGGCACTTCACTCCATGGGCAGTTGGATCAAGTAGAAGAGTGCAGCCTAGGTCAGAAATTGCAGAAACCAATCGATGATGACAGATACGATGACGTCGATGACGACTCTTCATGTCAAGATAGCACT CCAAAAGGGAATCGGAGCAAAAGGACAGGACCTGGTACTCAGAATGACAATGTAAGAAGGATAGCTAGATGCTCTTCAGATGTTAGCCAGAGCCACTTATACAACACAAAAATAGCAGACTTAATCAGAAGAAACACCACGCTCGAAGACAAGCTTTCGACCGCGCTGGCAAGCAAAGACCAGCTAGAGAAGAGCTTATCATCGGTCATTCACAGCAGAGAACAGCTGGAGAAGATGCTTGCCAACAAAGATAAGGAGGCTGAGATGCTGAAAGAGAAGATAGCATGCTTAGAGCTGGCGCAGGAGGAGTCGAACAGCCTCTCGAACACGGTCCACGCTGATAATGTGCGCCTCGAGCGTGAAGTGGCGTTCCTGAAGGCCGTCACAGATGAAACCCAGAAG GAGCTGCATTCCACTCGTAGAGTTTTAGCAGGAGAACAGTCACGCGCGTTCCAGCTCCAG GTTGAAGTGTTCCATCTCAAGCAGAGGCTGCAAATACTAGAGGGAAGATCAGGAACACCCACCAAACAACCTCTATAG
- the LOC136502758 gene encoding acyl-CoA-binding domain-containing protein 5-like isoform X1, with amino-acid sequence MPTSPISTFSLTALYFILSFLLFFFRSKGDPSDPLNSSRSPVVPSKHLSLPNGYDAVMTSVSGRADDLSYRCLSDAFDPDERTFNISENWTVLSTEGDKPIPRFYHAAAIVSSKMVVFGGDSGQRLLDDTKILNLEKLTWDSVPPKVCPSPSGHSMKLPACKGHCLVPWGNSVILVGGKTEPASDRLSVWTFNTETELWSLIEAKGDIPAARSGHTVIRAGATLILFGGEDTKGKKRHDLHMFDLKSSTWLPLNYKGTGPSPRSNHVATLYDDRILLIFGGHSKSKTLNDLYSLDFDTMVWSRVKTHGPHPSPRAGCSGTLCGTKWYIAGGASKKKRHAETWVFDVLQSKWSVCVVPPSSSITTKKGFSMVPFYHRDKIALIAFGGNKKEPSNKVEVLVVLQNEHSFSWRSAPEVDRVLYEYSPSNKELADHLNKCAPLYSNSSIARHSLTSVIEHPPRREPLSESLLKQSSLGTSLHGQLDQVEECSLGQKLQKPIDDDRYDDVDDDSSCQDSTPKGNRSKRTGPGTQNDNVRRIARCSSDVSQSHLYNTKIADLIRRNTTLEDKLSTALASKDQLEKSLSSVIHSREQLEKMLANKDKEAEMLKEKIACLELAQEESNSLSNTVHADNVRLEREVAFLKAVTDETQKELHSTRRVLAGEQSRAFQLQVEVFHLKQRLQILEGRSGTPTKQPL; translated from the exons ATGCCAACCAGTCCTATTTCCACATTTTCTTTGACTGCTTTATACTTCATCTTGAGTTTTTTGCTTTTCTTTTTCAGGTCGAAGGGTGACCCAAGTGATCCTTTGAACAGCTCTAGGAGTCCTGTTGTCCCCAGTAAACACCTCAGTCTGCCCAAT gGGTATGACGCAGTTATGACATCAGTGAGTGGCCGCGCAGATGATCTTTCCTACCGCTGCTTGTCCGATGCCTTTGATCCTGACGAACGCACTTTCAATATTTCAGAAAATTGGACTGTGCTGTCCACAGAGGGAGATAAACCTATTCCTCGTTTCTAT CATGCAGCAGCCATTGTAAGTAGCAAGATGGTAGTGTTTGGTGGTGATTCTGGTCAACGCTTATTAGATGACACAAAG ATACTGAATTTAGAGAAGCTTACTTGGGATTCTGTGCCTCCTAAAGTTTGCCCATCGCCAAGCGGACATTCAATGAAGTTGCCAGCCTGCAAAGGTCATTGTCTG GTTCCATGGGGAAATAGTGTCATTCTTGTCGGAGGTAAAACTGAGCCTGCTTCTGATCGTTTATCAG TATGGACGTTCAATACCGAAACGGAGCTTTGGTCACTTATTGAAGCCAAGGGTGATATCCCT GCAGCTCGAAGTGGCCACACGGTGATTAGAGCTGGTGCTACATTGATACTTTTTGGCGGTGAGGACACAAAAGGAAAGAAACGGCATGACCTTCACATGTTTGATCTGAAGTCATCAACATGGCTTCCATTGAACTATAA AGGCACTGGACCTTCTCCAAGATCCAATCATGTCGCTACACTGTATGATGATAGGATCCTTCTAATTTTTGGAGGCCACTCAAAATCCAAGACACTTAATGACTTGTATTCCTTAGATTTTGATACA ATGGTATGGTCAAGAGTGAAGACTCATGGTCCTCACCCATCACCTCGAGCTGGTTGCAGCGGAACTCTGTGTGGAACTAAGTGGTACATAGCTGGGGGTGCAAGCAAGAAAAAAA GACATGCGGAAACCTGGGTTTTTGATGTTCTACAATCTAAGTGGTCTGTTTGTGTAGTACCCCCTAGTTCATCAATTACTACAAAAAAA GGTTTCAGCATGGTTCCTTTCTACCACAGAGACAAGATTGCACTTATTGCATTTGGAGGGAACAAAAAAGAGCCGTCCAACAAG GTTGAAGTATTAGTGGTACTGCAAAATGAGCATTCTTTTAGTTGGCGTTCGGCCCCAGAAGTGGACCGTGTGCTGTACGAGTACTCTCCAAGCAATAAGGAGCTTGCTGATCATCTCAACAAATGTGCCCCCTTGTACTCTAACAGTTCCATCGCAAGGCATAGTCTCACTTCTGTGATAGAACACCCTCCTAGAAGGGAACCCCTCTCTGAGTCATTGTTGAAGCAGTCCAGTTTGGGCACTTCACTCCATGGGCAGTTGGATCAAGTAGAAGAGTGCAGCCTAGGTCAGAAATTGCAGAAACCAATCGATGATGACAGATACGATGACGTCGATGACGACTCTTCATGTCAAGATAGCACT CCAAAAGGGAATCGGAGCAAAAGGACAGGACCTGGTACTCAGAATGACAATGTAAGAAGGATAGCTAGATGCTCTTCAGATGTTAGCCAGAGCCACTTATACAACACAAAAATAGCAGACTTAATCAGAAGAAACACCACGCTCGAAGACAAGCTTTCGACCGCGCTGGCAAGCAAAGACCAGCTAGAGAAGAGCTTATCATCGGTCATTCACAGCAGAGAACAGCTGGAGAAGATGCTTGCCAACAAAGATAAGGAGGCTGAGATGCTGAAAGAGAAGATAGCATGCTTAGAGCTGGCGCAGGAGGAGTCGAACAGCCTCTCGAACACGGTCCACGCTGATAATGTGCGCCTCGAGCGTGAAGTGGCGTTCCTGAAGGCCGTCACAGATGAAACCCAGAAG GAGCTGCATTCCACTCGTAGAGTTTTAGCAGGAGAACAGTCACGCGCGTTCCAGCTCCAG GTTGAAGTGTTCCATCTCAAGCAGAGGCTGCAAATACTAGAGGGAAGATCAGGAACACCCACCAAACAACCTCTATAG
- the LOC136502758 gene encoding acyl-CoA-binding domain-containing protein 4-like isoform X3, with product MVVFGGDSGQRLLDDTKILNLEKLTWDSVPPKVCPSPSGHSMKLPACKGHCLVPWGNSVILVGGKTEPASDRLSVWTFNTETELWSLIEAKGDIPAARSGHTVIRAGATLILFGGEDTKGKKRHDLHMFDLKSSTWLPLNYKGTGPSPRSNHVATLYDDRILLIFGGHSKSKTLNDLYSLDFDTMVWSRVKTHGPHPSPRAGCSGTLCGTKWYIAGGASKKKRHAETWVFDVLQSKWSVCVVPPSSSITTKKGFSMVPFYHRDKIALIAFGGNKKEPSNKVEVLVVLQNEHSFSWRSAPEVDRVLYEYSPSNKELADHLNKCAPLYSNSSIARHSLTSVIEHPPRREPLSESLLKQSSLGTSLHGQLDQVEECSLGQKLQKPIDDDRYDDVDDDSSCQDSTPKGNRSKRTGPGTQNDNVRRIARCSSDVSQSHLYNTKIADLIRRNTTLEDKLSTALASKDQLEKSLSSVIHSREQLEKMLANKDKEAEMLKEKIACLELAQEESNSLSNTVHADNVRLEREVAFLKAVTDETQKELHSTRRVLAGEQSRAFQLQVEVFHLKQRLQILEGRSGTPTKQPL from the exons ATGGTAGTGTTTGGTGGTGATTCTGGTCAACGCTTATTAGATGACACAAAG ATACTGAATTTAGAGAAGCTTACTTGGGATTCTGTGCCTCCTAAAGTTTGCCCATCGCCAAGCGGACATTCAATGAAGTTGCCAGCCTGCAAAGGTCATTGTCTG GTTCCATGGGGAAATAGTGTCATTCTTGTCGGAGGTAAAACTGAGCCTGCTTCTGATCGTTTATCAG TATGGACGTTCAATACCGAAACGGAGCTTTGGTCACTTATTGAAGCCAAGGGTGATATCCCT GCAGCTCGAAGTGGCCACACGGTGATTAGAGCTGGTGCTACATTGATACTTTTTGGCGGTGAGGACACAAAAGGAAAGAAACGGCATGACCTTCACATGTTTGATCTGAAGTCATCAACATGGCTTCCATTGAACTATAA AGGCACTGGACCTTCTCCAAGATCCAATCATGTCGCTACACTGTATGATGATAGGATCCTTCTAATTTTTGGAGGCCACTCAAAATCCAAGACACTTAATGACTTGTATTCCTTAGATTTTGATACA ATGGTATGGTCAAGAGTGAAGACTCATGGTCCTCACCCATCACCTCGAGCTGGTTGCAGCGGAACTCTGTGTGGAACTAAGTGGTACATAGCTGGGGGTGCAAGCAAGAAAAAAA GACATGCGGAAACCTGGGTTTTTGATGTTCTACAATCTAAGTGGTCTGTTTGTGTAGTACCCCCTAGTTCATCAATTACTACAAAAAAA GGTTTCAGCATGGTTCCTTTCTACCACAGAGACAAGATTGCACTTATTGCATTTGGAGGGAACAAAAAAGAGCCGTCCAACAAG GTTGAAGTATTAGTGGTACTGCAAAATGAGCATTCTTTTAGTTGGCGTTCGGCCCCAGAAGTGGACCGTGTGCTGTACGAGTACTCTCCAAGCAATAAGGAGCTTGCTGATCATCTCAACAAATGTGCCCCCTTGTACTCTAACAGTTCCATCGCAAGGCATAGTCTCACTTCTGTGATAGAACACCCTCCTAGAAGGGAACCCCTCTCTGAGTCATTGTTGAAGCAGTCCAGTTTGGGCACTTCACTCCATGGGCAGTTGGATCAAGTAGAAGAGTGCAGCCTAGGTCAGAAATTGCAGAAACCAATCGATGATGACAGATACGATGACGTCGATGACGACTCTTCATGTCAAGATAGCACT CCAAAAGGGAATCGGAGCAAAAGGACAGGACCTGGTACTCAGAATGACAATGTAAGAAGGATAGCTAGATGCTCTTCAGATGTTAGCCAGAGCCACTTATACAACACAAAAATAGCAGACTTAATCAGAAGAAACACCACGCTCGAAGACAAGCTTTCGACCGCGCTGGCAAGCAAAGACCAGCTAGAGAAGAGCTTATCATCGGTCATTCACAGCAGAGAACAGCTGGAGAAGATGCTTGCCAACAAAGATAAGGAGGCTGAGATGCTGAAAGAGAAGATAGCATGCTTAGAGCTGGCGCAGGAGGAGTCGAACAGCCTCTCGAACACGGTCCACGCTGATAATGTGCGCCTCGAGCGTGAAGTGGCGTTCCTGAAGGCCGTCACAGATGAAACCCAGAAG GAGCTGCATTCCACTCGTAGAGTTTTAGCAGGAGAACAGTCACGCGCGTTCCAGCTCCAG GTTGAAGTGTTCCATCTCAAGCAGAGGCTGCAAATACTAGAGGGAAGATCAGGAACACCCACCAAACAACCTCTATAG
- the LOC136502757 gene encoding golgin candidate 6-like, translating to MDRSINFRGIAGSAGNIMQGMGKFVFGNEGIESKEDSYVERYLDRISNGTIPDDRRSAMTEMQSLVAESRSAQMSFGAMGFPILLNILKEDREDVELVRGALETFVSALTPIETSQGPKTEVQPASVNSDLLSRETENISLLLSLLSEEDFYVRYYTIQLLTALLTNSLKRLQEAILLIPRGITVLMDMLMDREVIRNEALLLLTYLTRDAEEIQKIVVFEGVFEKIFSIIREEGYSDGGVVVQDCLELLNNLIRHNASNQMLLKETMGFDPLISILKIRRGSAFNFTQQKTVNLLGALNTVELLLMGGPSGEAGKDANKNANQTALAQKKILDHLLLLGVESQWAPVALRCMALRCIGNLVLRNPQNLDSLARKQVGEEPHVQPALNAIFSIILRTSIAQEFVAADYVFKCFCERNPNGQALLASTIAPHPNQGDTHGPASDMPFGSVLLQALVSSDVNGDMEACCRASSVLSHIIKDNLQSKDRVLQIQLETPTPSLGRTEPVLHRIVTYLSIAASTDGENDQNNQPEEPYIQPVILRLLIIWLVDCSNAVNCLLESAVHLNYIIELASSKRYTAGVRGLAAVVLGACILYNASREKGRDAFAVADAISQKIGLTTYFLRFDELRKSLAHPLSEQHHRMELSRSSANSMSDFQEIEEDETNKDDQHPVLSEIFDSQFVNFLSKLEADIRESIMDIFSRTKTATAVLPTELEQKNGEVDGGYIKRVKSFVEKQCNEMQDLLARNAMLAEELVRTGAGTTTDTSQKPSSGRERVQIEALRQELEGAKRQIEALKAEKSQIEAEANNQRNLSVKLESDLKSLSEAYNSIEQANYRLDAEVKTLRQGGSMPYPDVEAIKAQAKEEAEKDSEAELNDLLVCLGQEQTKVEKLSTRLAELGEDVDTLLQGIGDDTAIPDDDDDDEDEEE from the exons ATGGACCGGTCGATCAACTTCCGCGGCATCGCCGGGAGCGCCGGCAACATCATGCAG GGAATGGGGAAATTCGTTTTCGGCAACGAGGGGATCGAGTCAAAGGAAGATAG CTACGTCGAGAGATATCTTGACCGGATAAGCAATGGCACGATACCTGATGACCGGAGGTCTGCCATGACCGAGATGCAGTCTCTCGTGGCAGAAAGCCGCTCGGCACAGATGTCATTTGGAGCAATGG gttttcCTATCCTCCTCAATATTTTGAAAGAAGACCGCGAGGATGTAGAGCTTGTGAGAGGTGCCCTGGAGACCTTTGTGAGCGCATTGACTCCTATTGAGACGTCACAAGGGCCAAAGACTGAGGTTCAACCAGCATCGGTGAACTCTGATCTGCTGTCTCGAGAAACGGAGAATATTTCTCTTCTTTTGAGCTTATTG TCAGAGGAAGACTTTTATGTGAGATACTACACAATCCAGCTTCTAACAGCTCTACTTACAAACTCGCTGAAAAG GTTACAGGAAGCGATTCTATTGATCCCTCGTGGTATAACAGTTCTAATGGACATGCTTATGGATCGTGAG GTCATAAGGAATGAAGCACTGTTACTTCTTACTTATTTGACTCGGGATGCAGAG GAAATTCAAAAAATTGTTGTATTTGAGGGTGTGTTTGAGAAGATATTTAGCATTATCAGAGAGGAGGGCTATTCTGATGGAGGTGTAGTTGTTCAG GATTGCCTTGAACTGCTAAATAATTTAATTCGACACAATGCGTCAAATCAG ATGCTTTTGAAAGAGACAATGGGCTTTGACCCATTGATATCAATACTAAAGATTAGGAGAGGCAGTGCATTTAATTTTACCCAACAGAAG ACGGTAAATCTCCTCGGTGCTTTAAATACTGTGGAATTGCTTTTAATGGGGGGCCCATCCGGTGAAGCAGGTAAAGATGCTAACAAGAACGCAAATCAAACTGCATTGGCTCAG AAAAAAATTCTGGACCATCTTCTTTTGTTGGGCGTTGAGAGTCAGTGGGCCCCTGTCGCTCTCCGCTGTATG GCACTGCGATGTATCGGCAATTTGGTGTTAAGAAATCCTCAGAATCTTGATTCTCTTGCAAGAAAGCAAGTCGGAGAAGAGCCTCATGTTCAACCTGCACTGAATGCCATCTTCTCTATAATCTTGCGGACCTCTATAGCGCAGGAATTTGTTGCTGCTGATTATGTATTCAAGTGTTTCTGCGAG AGAAATCCTAATGGCCAGGCATTATTAGCATCAACTATTGCTCCACATCCGAACCAAGGAGATACGCATGGACCTGCTAGTGACATGCCTTTTGGAAG TGTACTTCTGCAAGCTCTGGTTTCAAGTGATGTCAATGGAGATATGGAG GCATGTTGCAGAGCATCTAGCGTTCTTTCTCACATTATCAAGGACAACTTGCAAAGCAAGGATCGT GTATTGCAAATTCAGCTTGAGACACCTACACCATCCTTGGGGCGCACTGAACCGGTATTGCATCGTATTGTCACGTATTTGTCCATTGCAGCTTCAACAGATGGAGAAAACGACCAAAACAACCAACCAGAAGAACCGTACATTCAACCTGTTATTCTTCGGCTACTCATCATATGGCTTGTTGATTGTTCAAATGCTGTCAACTGCCTTTTGGAATCAGCAGTGCATCTGAACTACATAATAGAGCTTGCTTCAAGTAAACGTTACACTGCTGGTGTCCGTGGACTTGCTGCTGTTGTTCTAGGTGCTTGCATCCTGTACAATGCTAGCCGTGAGAAGGGTCGTGATGCCTTTGCTGTTGCAGATGCTATAAGTCAAAAGATTGGCCTCACAACATACTTCTTGAGGTTTGATGAATTGAGGAAAAGCTTGGCACATCCGTTGTCAGAGCAGCATCACCGCATGGAGCTTTCCAGATCAAGTGCGAATAGCATGTCAGATTTCCAAGAGATTGAAGAGGATGAAACAAATAAAGACGACCAACACCCTGTCCTCTCAGAAATATTTGATTCACAGTTTGTTAATTTTCTTAGTAAGCTTGAGGCTGATATTAGAGAAAGCATAATGGATATATTTAGTCGGACAAAAACTGCAACTGCAGTCCTTCCTACTGAATTGGAGCAGAAGAACGGGGAGGTCGATGGAGGGTATATCAAGCGAGTAAAGTCATTTGTAGAGAAACAGTGCAATGAGATGCAG GACTTACTGGCTCGAAATGCAATGTTAGCAGAAGAGTTAGTGAGAACTGGTGCTGGTACCACTACAGATACTTCACAGAAACCGAGCAGTGGCCGAGAAAGGGTCCAGATTGAAGCCCTCAGACAAGAACTGGAGGGGGCGAAACGACAGATAGAGGCACTAAAAGCTGAAAAGTCCCAGATTGAAGCTGAAGCTAACAACCAAAGAAACCTTTCAGTAAAACTGGAGTCTGATCTCAAGAGCTTGTCAGAAGCTTACAACAGCATAGAGCAGGCCAACTACCGCTTGGATGCTGAGGTAAAAACCTTGCGGCAGGGAGGCAGCATGCCGTATCCTGACGTGGAAGCAATAAAAGCGCAAGCCAAGGAAGAGGCTGAGAAGGACAGTGAGGCGGAACTGAATGATCTACTTGTCTGCCTCGGCCAGGAACAAACTAAGGTTGAGAAGCTGAGCACAAGGCTGGCAGAGCTCGGAGAAGATGTGGATACCCTTCTGCAAGGTATTGGCGATGACACTGCCATTccggatgatgacgatgacgatgaagatgaagaagagtaA